TGGTACACCGCGATTCCCCCGATGTTCCACCCGTTCGAGAACCTCTCCCCGGCGGACTATTTTGGCCGTGCGATGGTGGATTCCCTGCCGGGCGTTACTGTGGGCATTATCCCGGTCGCTATCGGTGCGGTGAGCATCCGCGCCTTCGACAAGGACCAGTACGAAAGCTACTTCAAGGGCGACGGCAAGGACATTATGAGCTGGGGCTGGCCCAAGGATTACGACAACAATCCTCCGGGACGCATTCTGGAACTCGCCAAGAAGGCAAAGGAAGTGGGCGTCATCAAGGGCTTCATCTTCCACCAGGGTGAAAGTGACGGCACCGACGACAATTGGCGCAAGACCGTCTACAAGACCTACAAGGATATTATCGACGCGCTCGACCTCGACGAAAACGAGGTTCCGTTTGTGGCCGGCGAACTCCTCCAGGAAGGCAACAACTGCTGCTCTAGCAAGAATGGCGGCATTGCCCAGCTCAAGAACAACTTCAAGAAGTTCGGGCTTGCGTCCTCGAAGGGCTTGCAGGGCAACGGCAAGGACCCGTACCACTTCGGGCGCGCGGGCGTGATTGAACTCGGCAGGCGCTACTGCTCCGAGATGCTCAAGCTTATCGACAAGACGATTGACCCGGATGCCCCGCCGGTAAACTTGGTGGACCCGAGCCAGTCTACGGTTCCTGATGAACCTCCCGAGGAATATGGGCCCTATACCGACCCGATCGAAATCCCGGGCAAGGTGCAGGCCGAAAACTACAACAAGGGTGGAGCAAACGTTGCCTACTACGATTTGAACAAGGGTAACGAGGGCGGTAAGCTCCGCAAGGACGATGTGGACATTTACCAGCCGAACATGGGTATTGTCGTGGGCTACAACCAGAAGGGCGAATGGCTCAAGTACACCGTGAACGTGGCCGCCGATGGCGATTACGAGATTTCTGCCAACGTGGCGGGCGAGAACGGAACCGGCAGCCTGATGCTTTACATGGATGACCAGCCTATCGGTACCGAGATGGCCAATACCGGGAAAGGCTTTGATGCGTTTGAAGTGGTTCGCGGCGGCAAGGCTACGCTGAAGGCGGGTGAGCACGAACTGAAACTTGAAATTACCAACGACTGGATTGACATTGACTATGTCGAATTCAAGGCGGTTTCCTCCCAACAGCCTCTTGGATTTAAGGATGTCCGCCTTGACGTGACCGAGGCGGAAAGCTGCTTCAACCTTTTCGACTTGCAGGGTAAGCATGTGGCGACTTTCAAGGCTGCCGGTATGGATGATGCGGTCCGTATGGTCAAGGATGGTATCAAAGGTGTCCGTCAGGGCGTGTACCTGGTGCGCGCTGCGGGCTCTGCAGGTATCAAGCAAAAGGTGGTGGTCTATGAAAAGTAGTGAAATAACCATTGTCAAGCAGATTGTCGTTATCTCGATACTCGCGGTTGTGCTCGGTCTGCTTTACGGGTAATATAAAAGTCTTTCTCTCTCGTTATCGTTTTCACCTCTGGGAATCCGGAGGTGTTTTTAGATCGCTCGCCCATACGAAAAAAAAAGCCCCGTTGGCGGGGCAATTTGCAGAATGGCGGAAAACCGGTCCGGTTTCCTTAAGTTTTGGTAGAAGCCGATTGCCTAGAACAGTTCCTTCAGGCTCGGGACGAGGGAGCAGATGAGAACCCACGGGTAAGAAAGTGAACCCCTGAGCCAGCCGGTCTTGGCGGAGATGGGCGCGACCGGGGCGACGGTGTTCAGCGAGGTGTGGAGACTGCTGCGGACTCCTTCGATGGAGCTATCGAATGCCTGCTTGTTGGCGGAGGCCGAATTAATATATTTTTCGAAACGATAGTTCATATTTTTTCCTTATATTCTCTCTCTTGTGTGTAAATTTAGAAACATTTTGTTTTGGTTGCAACCCATTTTGTAAACGCGAATTTACCGATTCCGTCGAGGCCGTCTAATGTCATTTTGGATAAAATCTTTGAAATTTGCGTAAAAACGC
The sequence above is drawn from the Fibrobacter sp. UWH4 genome and encodes:
- a CDS encoding sialate O-acetylesterase, translated to MDFKKVSELLTPALWLVGGLLMLATLATAAPNPNFHIYIAYGQSNMAGNGDIVSAEDQDKYSEKFLMLASHNANASQRSGKTNQSIKTGEWYTAIPPMFHPFENLSPADYFGRAMVDSLPGVTVGIIPVAIGAVSIRAFDKDQYESYFKGDGKDIMSWGWPKDYDNNPPGRILELAKKAKEVGVIKGFIFHQGESDGTDDNWRKTVYKTYKDIIDALDLDENEVPFVAGELLQEGNNCCSSKNGGIAQLKNNFKKFGLASSKGLQGNGKDPYHFGRAGVIELGRRYCSEMLKLIDKTIDPDAPPVNLVDPSQSTVPDEPPEEYGPYTDPIEIPGKVQAENYNKGGANVAYYDLNKGNEGGKLRKDDVDIYQPNMGIVVGYNQKGEWLKYTVNVAADGDYEISANVAGENGTGSLMLYMDDQPIGTEMANTGKGFDAFEVVRGGKATLKAGEHELKLEITNDWIDIDYVEFKAVSSQQPLGFKDVRLDVTEAESCFNLFDLQGKHVATFKAAGMDDAVRMVKDGIKGVRQGVYLVRAAGSAGIKQKVVVYEK